GGCGATGCCTCTAACAGTGGTGAGCGAATTGCAAAACAGCTAAATTTAGATACCGTGCATGCTGCATGTAGCCCTCGCGACAAACAAACCCATGTCGAAGCACTTGCAAGTAAAGGGGCCATTGTTGCTATGGTCGGCGATGGTGTAAATGACAGCCCAGTATTTGCCAGTGCCCATTTATCTATTGCGATGGAAACCGGCGCTGATATTTCCAAAAATAGTGCCGATGTGGTATTACTCAATAGTGATCTAACAGCCATAGAACATTTGCTTACTGTCTCGAAAAAGACGCGCCGTATTGTTAAGCAAAACTTGGCATTATCACTTATTTACAATGGTTCGATTTTACCACTGGCAGCCCTTGGCCTCGTTGCTCCTTGGATGGCCGTAATTGGTATGTCTGCAAGCTCCATTTTGGTTATTACCAACTCATTAAGGTTATTAAAACTATGAGTATCATCTACATGCTTATCCCAATTGCCATTTTATTTGTGCTAATTGCCATTGGGGTGTTCTTTTGGGCTGTAAAAAGCGAACAATTTTCTGATTTAAACAAACAGGGCCACAGTATCCTGTTTGAAGACGATAAAGAGCAGCACAAAAAAAGTAATGATTGATCCGCTGTTTATTAGTGCATTTATAATGGGCTTGTTAGGCAGTGGTCATTGCCTAGCGATGTGTGGTGGCATTGCCAGTAGTTTACAACTTGCCGCCAACAAAAACCGTGCAGTGAGCTTTTCGGTTGCTTATAACCTTGGCCGCGCACTCAGTTACATGCTTGCCGGTGCACTCGTAGCAGGAATTAGTAGTCGCTTTGCAGCGCAAAATACTTCTATATCGATAGCGTTGTCGTTTTTGAGTGGTATTTTTATGCTGCTTGTTGGGGTTTACATTATGCGCTTAGCGGCCACTCTACAGTGGCTAGAAAAACTTGGTAAAACCCTAGTATGGCAGCATTTAGCTAAACTTAATCGTTATTTATTACCGGTCGATACTACCCCAAAGGCCCTACTCTATGGCGCTTTATGGGGCTGGTTGCCCTGTGGCTTAGTTTATTCTGCGCTAACCTGGGCACTGACTAGCCCATCAGCATCACATGGTGCAGGTGTGATGTTATTTTTCGCGTTAGGCACCTTTCCCGCAATGATAAGCGTAGGACTCGTCAGCCAGAAAATAAACACTATTTTAAACCATGTTTGGACTAGGGTTATTCTAGGCAGCGTAATAATATGGTACGGTATATACTTATTAATTATAGCAACCGATAAGCTAATTCATTAATCTTACGGGTTGTTAACTTATTTGAATGGATTTGATGTATGGACTTCTCACAAAACAAGTCAAAAGGCTTATGCACAATTAGCTGTAATAATTGCAGTATCAGCCAGCTATGTTTGCCATTTTCATTAAACGGTCAAGAAATGGATCGTCTCGATGAAATCATCGAACGTAAGAAACCACTGCATAAAGGTGATTATTTATTTGAGTCTGGCGAAAGCTTAAATGCCATTTATGCGGTACGCTCAGGTTCGTTTAAGTCTTATACTTTGTCAGAACAAGGTGATGAACAAATTACTGGTTTTCATCTAGCTGGTGATTTAGTTGGTTTCGATGCTATTAACAAAATGGCTCATCAGAGCTTCTCACAAGCCCTTGAAACTTCGATGGTATGTGAAATTCCATTCGATACATTAGACGAATTAGCCGGTAAACTACCTAAGCTACGCCAACAAATTATGCGTTTAATGAGTAATGAAATTAACTATGACCAAGAAATGTTATTGTTACTCAATAAAAAGTCAGCTGAAGAGCGTCTAGCAAGTTTTATTTATAATCTTGCAGAGCGTTTTGGTGAGCGTGGTTTCTCACGTAAAGAATTCCGTTTAACCATGACACGTGGTGAAATCGGTAATTATTTAGGCCTTACTGTTGAAACAATTAGCCGCCTTTTAAGCCGCTTCCAAAAAGCAGGCTTCATTAAGGTTGAAGGTAAATTTATCACCATTTTGGACCAGCAAGCGCTTGCAGCAACTGCAGCGATTAAATGTAAATAGAGTTTGATTTAACGCAACTTTATATTGTTTGCCCCTTTAACTGTTCTAAATTTAGGTTACACTCAAAGTACTACTTTTTGCGGAACAGTTAAGGAGCAGCACATGGACGCAATTAAACGAATTTTAGCAGTTATAGACCCAACCAAAGAGCAGCAACATAGTTTAAGCCGCTCAATTGATCTAGCCAAAAAATCTGGCGCGACCATCACCGCTTTCCTCAGTATCTACGACTTCTCTTACGAAATGACCACAATGCTTTCTGCTGATGAGCGTGAAGCAATGCGCGAAGCCGTAATAAAAGACCGCCAAGAATGGTTAAATGAGCAAATCGCACTTTACCCTGAGCTTACCATTGATAGCTGCGTGGTTTGGCATAATCGCCCTTACGAAGCCATTATCAATACCGTGATCAACGATGGTTTTGACCTTGTTGTAAAAGGCACTCATCAACACGATACGCTTAAGTCAGTTATTTTCACGCCAACTGACTGGCATCTTATTCGTAAGTGCCCTGCTCCAGTTTTACTTGTTAAAGAGAAAGAGTGGCCAGCAAAAGGTAATATTTTAGCTGCAGTGAATGCAGTGAGTGAGAATGAACAACACCTTGAACTTAACAAGCGTATTATTAATGATGCTCGCTTCATTTGTGACTTGGCCAACGCAACGCTTAACCTTGTGAATGCCTACCCGGCAACGCCAGTTAATATCGCCATTGAAATCCCTGAATTCAACCCAGGTGTTTATAACGAATCAGTTAAAAAACATCACTTTGAATCAACGCTCTCATTAGCTGAAGGGTTTGATATTGATAAAGCTCATTGCCACATTGAAGAAGGCTTACCAGAAGATGTTATTCCTGATGTTGCTGCGCGCCTCAACAGCGAGTTAGTTGTGATTGGTACTGTCGGTCGCACAGGCTTAAGTGCAGCACTTGTCGGTAACACAGCAGAGCATGTCATTGATAGCCTTGACTGCGATGTGTTAGCACTAAAACCAGACGGCTATGTAAGCCCACTTGCTAAATAACATTGTTAATATGCATTAAAAAAGCCCCAGTTTGGGGCTTTTTTATATATACAGTTTGAGGGTTTTTATATATTTGTTACATCGATAAATAATGATTCATCAATGTTTGTCGATGAGACCACCGCCTCGCTAAAGTCATAGCTTTCACGATTGCCTTCTCTATCAAGCGGTAAGTTTTCAAAATCAAATAAGTTTCTGTCTGCAAGCTGGCTTGGGCTAACATTTTGTAAAGACTTAAAGATACTTTCAACACGACCTGGAGTTTTCTTATCCCACTCTGTCAGCATCGCTTTGATTGATTGACGCTGAAGATTTTCTTGTGAGCCACATAAATTACAAGGAATAATTGGGAAGTCTTTGTGCTCAGCATATTTAATTAGATCTTTTTCACGACAATATGACAACGGACGAATGACCACGTTACGTTCATCATCAGAGCGTAATTTTGGTGGCATCGCTTTTAATCGTGAACCATGGAACATATTTAAGAACATTGTCTCAACGATATCATCCATGTGATGACCAAGTGCTAGTTTGGTTGCACCAATTTTTTCTGCAAATGAATAAAGTGTGCCGCGACGAAGTCGTGAACACAGACCACAGGTTGTTTTGCCCTCTGGTACCTTTTCTTTTACTACTGAGTAAGTATCTTTATCAACGATGTAATACGGGATATTTAGCGTTTCAAAGTAATCAGGCAAAATGTGTTCAGGAAAGCCAGGCTGCTTCTGATCAAGGTTTACTGCAATCACTTCAAATTTAATCGGCGCTGCTTTTTGTAAACTAAGCAAGATATCTAGCATTGCAAAAGAATCTTTACCACCACTGATACATGCCATAACAACATCACCGTCTTCAATCATGTTGTAATCAGTAATCGCATTACCAACATGCCTTCTTAGACGCTTTTGAAGTTTATTAAATTCAAGAGTTTCTTTTCTAGTATCAGTTTGATTCATTTGCTCTGCTCATACAGGCTTTAGTAAGCCATGTTTCATAGTAAAAAGTTCGGCGTGGATTATACGGACTTTTTGAGCCAGTTGAAATGATTAGCGTGGGATAATTAAAGGGCTTCTCTCGTAGAGGTATCATGTAAAGCACAGCGCTTTGGGAATGAAGGTTAAGGATTCAGGTTATTTATATTTATAACAGGTTAAGTGGTGTTTTCTGGATTTACTAAATAATTTATATGAAACAACAATTAATCTAAAACGTTCGAAGCAGCTACTTCCGCCTCGATTATGGCTCGATGCGCTTTTAAACCAATATTTGTTGAATAAAAATCTGCTGCTATTTTAAGCTCTTGTGGTGTTAATAAACTAAGAATTTTAAGCTTAAAAGCCATCTTGGCGGCACTCATGTCTGTTGGCTCTGCCAATACAGATGTCCCCATCGCATTTATCAACAATTGCTTTTGACTTTCAGGTAAATCTTTTAGTGTATCTGCTAATATTTGCTTTGTATCAACCTCTACATTACCACCACCAAGACCATTAAAAATTTCATCCATTTTCAATGCATTATAGAACCGTTCAAATTCTAATTCTGCATTTGGCTCAGACTGAGCCGAACACACCATAAATGCTAACGAAAACAAAATCAGCAAACAAACTCTCATTTAATTATCCTTATTTTTTAGTTTTACAACTTAGTAGAAAGCCAAATAGCAAATTTAGTGGAGTGCTTAACGACTAATCTGATTGGTGAATAGTAAAATGAACTTGAACCATTCACTTTGCCTAGGTTCTGGTGTTCAATTTCATCTTGTTGAATGCTTAGTACCGCTTGATATGCGCTTTTATTGTTGTTCTCTAAATAACTTAATTGCCATTCTAGATGATGTAGAGCCGTTGATTCAACGGCTTCTGTACACACCCAAATTGCTTTACGTCCAAGTAAAGCAGTAATCAAACCTAAACAATAACCACCCAAAGACCAAAACCAGATTGCGTAGCAATGCCGTATTTTATGTTCCTTTAACCAACAATCAAAAGTTTTGAAATGCTCGATTTCATGATTTAGCATTTCTTTAAGCTGTACAGAGATATCTTGATATAAAAATTTAGAGACAAATAACTGAGCTTTATAAATACTTATCGCCCCAAATTCACCTGCATGATCAACACGCACAATTCTTGCGACTTCTTTTGAGATCATCTTAATTGCTTACAGTACATTTGTAACGAGAAGCTGTACAAGCAAGGTCAGGCCAGTCATCTCTGCCCCAGCAGTATTTATCATTTCTAAGTGGTTTTAGATGCCAAACCACGGGCTTACCCTTTTTATCTAAGCGAGTTTCATTTTCAAGCTGCACACGGATTAAATTTTTCTCTGTCGATAAAATATTATAAACAAAGGCTTTTCTCGCTTCAGTCTCAGAAATATAGCCCTGTTCCTCATAAGAGATTTCTAATGTTTTATTTTTAAATACTATGGTATGAAAATTATCTTCACAAATTGGGCTATTTGTAGACTGCCATGGGCCTTGCAACTTAGTTTGCATTTCTGGATTGATAGGTAGATGACTGCTACAAGCTGAACAAAGCAGTAAAATAACAAAAATAGACGCTAAAGGTTTCATGGATATGCTTTTAAGTCCCTGAAAAAGTAAGGTTTAGCATAACGAGAATCGTAAAAATGTCCAGCGAGACGCTTAATAAAAAACAAAGGGCACATGAGCCATGTGCCCTTTGGTAACTTTAAGTGCTTTTAGTTTTAGCTTTTTTATTCTTTGCCATTCGTTTGGCACGTTTTATTGCCGACTTTTTCGACGCATTTTTCTGCGCTACCTTTAACACTTTAGCCTCTTTTAACTGCTTTTTGGCTGCTTTCAAGCGCTTTTTAGCGTTGTTGGCCAGGCTCTCTGCTTCGCTGGCACACTCTACAGCTGCTTGTGCTTTTAGTGCTGCATCTTTTGCTAGTTCAGTGGTTCTAGCCACTTCTTTTTTACTCTTTTCGAGAACTTTTTCGAGCTTAGCAAGACGCTTCTCGAATACTGACTGTGAATTTTGCATAGTATTCTCCTTTACTGACGCGTAGACATGCGGGTTGGTTCGGTGACAATAAGCGAGTCGAGACGATTCACAATTTCGTGATCTTTGTCTGGATAATCCAAATAACTTAAGAAATGGCGCATACAGTTGATACGTCCGCGCTTTTTATCATCAGAGCGAATTTGTGTCCAAGGCGCATCCTTAGTATGGGTATGAAACATCATGGCATCTTTGGCATCACTATAATCATGCCATTTAGCCAGTGATGCCATATCAACTGGGCTTAGCTTCCATTGTTTGAGCGGGTCGTTCTGGCGCGATTTAAAGCGTCTAAATTGCTCTTCTCTACTGACCGAAAACCAATATTTAAATAGCTTAATACCGCTATTCACCAACATGCGTTCAAGTTGGGGTGTTTGACGCATAAACTCTAAATATTCGTGATCATCACAAAACCCCATTACCTTCTCAACACCGGCTCGGTTATACCAAGAACGGTCAAACAGTATAATTTCACCCTTTGTTGGCAGGTGGTTAATGTAACGTTGAAAGTACCATTGATCTCGCTCTCTTGCAGATGGCTTCTCTAAAGCCACTACGTGCGCCCCACGTGGGTTTAAATGCTCCATAAAGCGCTTAATTGTGCCACCTTTACCCGCCGCATCTCGACCTTCAAATAAAATCACAATTTGCTGGTTGGTCTCTTTTACCCAGCCTTGCATTTTTAAAAGCTCGATTTGCAGTTCGTGTTTATGGCGCTCGTATTCAACCACGTCCATTTTGCGTTTATATGGGTATTTACCATCTGCATTCCACTTTAAGCTTGGGTTTTTAACATTTAGATCAAAAACCACATCCTGTTTCGCATTGGCTTCGGCTAATTTTTGTTGTTTAACTGATACAGGTTCGACATTGACTGTCTGCATAACGACTCCTTTTAAACTATAACTACCTATATTGAGATCTTTATAGTTTTACTTTAAGCCAGTTATTGCTAAGTAACTTGATCTAAATCTATATTTTAAGCACTGAAAAAATCATTAAAAAATATAAGGTTAGTACTTAATAATTAAGTAAAAATAAGAATACTAAAATAAAATTAAACCTTTTATCTATAGCAAAAAACAATCAGCAAAAACGCATATCTTCATACTGTTTTCAGATTTAAAAACACGCTAATTCTTAAATGCACAGCAATACAAATAGTTAGAAAAAATATTAATTAAGGGAATAAGTTAGATAAAAGAAACTGTCAAAGTAACTGCAATGCTTACGATGAATTTTAGATTTTGACACTAAACCAAAATACCGATATGAACTTTGAAAAAAAGAGACATAAGAACTACCCTCTCAATAACGAAAAAGGGACCTAAGTAAGGTCCCTTTTGTCGTTATTTAAATGCTTTTAGTAAATATATGGTCGCTATTTAACAATCCAAGGTGTAGCACTGATAAGCTCAGCATGACTGCTTAGCACTGTGTTATCATCTTGCCAGTCATCTGTTACTTTTATTGAACAACGCAGCTCTTTACAACTAACGTCATTTGCGGAGATAGCGTCTTGGCCGTTAAATTTAAGTACAACACCTTGTTGTTCAGGCAGTAAGAACCACATTAATTTACTGACAAAAAAGCCCGACAAATCAGATAACAGCTCGTCAAATTCTTCATTTAACGTGTATAAGTTTGCTTTACTGAGTTCAAAATCAGCCAGATCCGTTGCTTCAATTTGTAACTTTAATTGGCATTCATGTTTTGGATTTTCTGGTTGAACAACAATAACGGCTTTATCTGTATCAAGCTGCTTATCAAATGGTAAAAGTAACTGAGCTTTATCTGTATAAGTTAAGTCAAACTCTTGTTTTTCTGTAATTATTTTACCTGATTTGATTGTACATACTTCGTTGCTAGCAATATCAGACAAATAAAAGTTAACTTGAGCGTATTGGAATTCGCCTTTATTAACAACTTTCAAACGATCGTAAAAGCCATCATAGGCAACAACAAATTCAGTTGCAGCGGCCTTGGTTGCAACTGTACCTAGCGCAACCGCGATGGTTGCTGCTTTTAACCATGGAAGGAGTTTATTCATCAAAGTAAGCTCTGTTTTGATTTATCATTTTATTTAATTCTTCAATATATGCTTCACGTCGTTCAGAATAAGACAACAAGCCTTGTGTTAGCTTAGTTGCATCAATTGGCTTTTGCTGGCGACGTAAATCAGCACGAATTGATCTTAAATCTTTATACGCTGCATGGGTATTAATATTTTTAAAATATGAACTTACAGCAGCACGTACCGATTTGAATGCCGTCACTTCATGGGCTGCTTCGTTAGCACGGCGACGAGGCACCATGCCACAGCCTTTTTTATAACACCACTGGCCGAAAAAGTTTAAGCCAATACGTGCAAAGCGTGACGTGCCCCATGCAGATTCATTTGCAGCTTGCATAAGCGCAAGCTCTTTAGGAATGATATCTACACGGCGTAGAGCTTGGGTAAGTGATAAAGTATCTATAGTGGTTGGCAACTTGTAGCTGGTCAGTATTTTTTTAATATCTGATTGCTGCTTACTACTTAGTGGCTCATTGTACTCCAGCATCATGCGCGCAATTTCTAGGGTTGCACGTTGCTGAAGAATCTTTTTATTTTCGGCCTCAACATGAGGGCGAATAAAATCAAAAAATGCATGTTTCTTTTCTTTCACATCACTAAACGCTGCAAAATCTGGTAGTTTCACATTATGTAATGGCTTTTCTTTTTTGATTACGCGCTGGGTTCCTTTTGGCGTTGCCTGTGTTTGTTCAGACCCACTTTCTACACCTTCTTTATCCATAAACGGCGATAACAACGCCCATGCAAAAAAAGCAGCAAGTAAAGCTCGAAAAACGTAATTAAGCATGTATTCTCTCAAATAAACGACTACTCATGTACGGTAACGTCACGTACACACAAAGGCGAAGTATACCAAAGCCGTCTATTTTTGGCGAATTTGCCCTAAGATAATTACCTAAACCTTTACCAAAATAGCCTGATATAGCGCCAATTTACTCGCAATTTTCAAGCGCTTGCGTATACTGAAAAGCAACCAAACGAGAAATAGGTAGGTTATTTTTATGTGCCAATATTGGCAAGCTCGCATTATTGATCAGCAAAAATATCGTCCAAACGATAACCGCTCAGCTTGGCAAGTTGACCGCTCTCGTATCATACATGCCGCTGCATTTAGGCGGTTGCAGGCAAAAACCCAGATTATGGGTATTGGCTTAAATGATTTTTACCGAACTCGTCTGACCCACTCTCTAGAAGTTGCTCAAATTGGCAGTGGTTTATTACGCCATCTAAAAAAGCAACACCCTGAATTTACGAATTTTCCGAGCGGTAGCTTACTCGAAACATTATGCCTTGCACATGATATTGGCCACCCTCCTTTTGGGCATGGTGGTGAAATAGCATTAAATTACATGATGCGCGAGCATGGGGGCTTTGAAGGTAACGCACAAACACTAAGAATTGTCTCTAAGCTTGAGCCCTATTCAAATGGCCATGGCATGAACTTAACCAGGCGCACCTTGTTGGGCTTTATTAAATACCCAGCCTTTATTGATGATTTGTGGCACAGCATTCCACCTTTAAGTGGGCAGCGTAGCTTTATTAAAGCTGACCATTGGCGACCAGCCAAAGGCTTATATAATGACGATAAAGATGTTTTCGACTGGATCATTGAGCCACTGTCTAATAACGATAAAGCGCTGCTGAGTAGTCATTATAAGGTTGATGAGTTTAGAGCCAAAACCCACTACAAATCGATAGATTCAGCAATTATGGAATTAGCTGACGATATTGCTTATGCCGTTCACGATTTAGAAGATGCCATAGCCACCGAAGTTTTAACGCTGGCTGATTGGCAAAATCATGCCCTTGTACAATTACAAGAGCTCGACTCAGCGTGGCTAACCACTCATTTGAGCTCGATAACCGCCAGACTCTTTTCTCATCACGAGTATGAGCGAAAAGACGCCATTGGTGAGTTGGTTAATACCTTTATTATTAACGCTCAGTTAGTTGTACAAAACGCAGATTTCGAATCTGAAATACTACAGTACACAGTTAGCCTACCGGATGAATTTGCCGAGATTCTTAACGTGCTAAAACATTTTGTTTTTAAACGTTTAATTCGTGAGCCAAAGATGCAACAAGTTGAATTTAAAGGGCAAAACCTACTTATTGAATTATTTAGTGCCTTTGCCAGCGACCCAATGCGCTTACTTCCTGAAACAACCCAAGAAATGTGGCTAAATGCACACCAGCAAGGTGATAATGCAATGCGCATAATATGTGATTACTTATCAGGAATGAGCGATGAATATGCTTATAAAACCTATCAGCGATTATTTTTGCCATCTGCTTAAGTAATTTTTGAATAGCGCTTAAATTTGTTCTAAAATTAAACAGGTTATTAGTAACAACAACCTCACCCCTTGAATGCATTTTATTTAACATGGATTGAAATAATGCTCAAAAAATACCTGCTTATTAGTGCAGCTGTAGCAAGCTCATTTGCTTGCTATAGTGCAGAAACACTTCCTGATCCGCTTCTTGAAGAGCGCGGCATAATCATAAAAGATGCCACTCATTTCGATTGGGTACGGCTGAATTCGGGCGAATGGCTCAAAGGCGAGCTTGTCTCAATGTACGATAAAGAAATCGAGTTCGATAGTGATGTGCTCGACACATTAATTATTGATCGCGAAGATGTCTACATGATCATCTCAGATCGCCATCATACTGTGCGTTTTAACGATGGTAATGAACTCAGTGGCACACTAAATATCTCTGGCGGTTATGTAAAAGTTGGCGAACAAGAAGCTAAATACCGTTATCGCGATTTAGTCTCTATTGCTCCTTCAGTTGAGAGCGAACTTAGTGCATGGACTGTAAAATTATCGATGGGTGCAGATTTAGCTCGCGGTAATACTGACCAAACAGAGTATTCTGTTAAGGCAGATATAAAGCGCCGTACTGCATCAAGTCGATTTTTATCTGAAATTTTAGGCTATCGCACCACCAGCGATGATCAAGTGACTAAAAACAACATTCGTGCAAACGGTACATTTGACTGGTTTTACACACAAAAAATGTACTACCGCCCTATTTTCTTCGAATATTATCGTGACCCGTTTCAGAATATCGCCAACAAGTACACTGTGGGTGCCGGTGTTGGTTACTATGTTATGGATACCGATAAAACAGAATGGGATTTTACAGCAGGACCCGCGTACCAAAAGACCCAATTTGATACAGTAGCTGCAGGGGAAGATAAGAGTAATTCGTCAATGTCTTGGTTTATATCTACAAATTATGAGTTAGAAGTCACCAAGAAAATTGATTTTTCTTTAAATTATCGCTACCTAACTGCCAACAGTGACGCCGGTGGTGATTCACAATATGCGATGGCTGCGTTTGAATTTGAGATCACCGATGATATCGATTTTGATGTGTCTCTAGTTTGGGATTATTTGGCTGACCCGATTGCCGATGAAAACGGTGTAGTACCAGAAAAAGAAGATTACAAAATGATTTTTGCGCTGGGTATCGATTTATAAACATCTCAATTAATCAATACAAAAACGCCGAGCTTAGCTCGGCGTTTTTAATTTTAGTTAAGGAATCTCTTATAGCGATTTAACACCCATGTTGTATAGGGTAAAGCCATAAATATCAGCGTATTGGTCGATGATCTTACTGGTTGGTGTTCCTGCACCATGGCCTGCATTTGTTTCAATGCGAATAAGATACGGATTTTGTTTCGCACCTTTTTCTTGTAGCTCTGCTGCAAACTTAAATGAATGCGCAGGCACAACACGGTCATCATGATCCCCTGTTGTTACTAAGGTTGCTGGGTAGCTAACACCTTCTTTTACATTGTGAACTGGCGAGTAGCCTTTTAAGTAATCGAACATTTCTTTACTTTGTTCACTTGTACCGTAGTCATACGCCCAACCAGCACCGGCTGTAAAGGTGTGGTAACGAAGCATATCTAAAACACCTACAGCAGGAAGCGCAACTTTAAATAGCTCAGGGCGCTGTGTCATAACCGCACCAACTAATAAGCCACCATTTGAGCCACCACGTACCGCTAGGTAATCAGGTGAGCTGTATTGTTTTTCGTTTAAGTACTCAGCCGCAGCAATAAAGTCATCAAATACATTTTGTTTCTTAAGCTGTGTACCATTTACATGCCATTCTTTACCGTATTCGCCACCACCACGAATATTAGCAACAGCATATACACCACCGTGCTCAAGCCATGCCGCAATTGTAGGGCTGTAGCTTGGTGTTAGGCTCACGTTAAAGCCACCATAACCATATAAAATAGTCGGATTTTTACCGTTAAGTTCGGTGCCTTTTTTGTATGAAATAATCATCGGAACTTTAGTGCCATCTTTTGATGTATAGAACACTTGTTCAGAGATATATTCTTCGCTATTAAATTTAGCGCCCGACTTGCGATACACATCAGACTTACCTGACTCAACATCAAACGAATAGGTATTGCCTGGTGTAGTGTAATTAGTAAATGAGTAATACAGCGTTTGTGCATCGTGCTTACCGCTAAAGCCATATGCAGTACCCACACCTGGCAGGCTGATGTCACGCACCAATTTACCTGATTTATCGTATTGTTTTACTTGTGAAATCGCATCAACCATATACTTAGCAAAGAAGTAGTCACCACCTTTTGAAAGGCTAAGCACATTGTCAGTTTCTGGGATTAAATCTTGCCAATTTTCAGGGCTTGGATCAGCTGCATCAACAGTCACTACACGTTTATTTGGCGCGTTTAAGTTAGTCACCAAATATAGTTTCGAGCCGTCATTATCAATAATTGAGGTATCTGAGTCAGTGTTATCTAAAATAGTCACTAGCTCGCTGTCAGGCTTAGTTAAATCTTTGATAAACAGTTTATTACCTGAAGTTGAAGTACTTGCAGCAATTATTAAATAACGATTATCACGGGTTACATCAGCACCAATATAACGATGTTTCTGAGCCTCTGTGCCACCATAAACTAATTGGTCATCTGCCTGAGCCGTGCCTAACTTATGGTAGTAAACTTTATGTTGATCTGTTTTTGCAGACAGCTCACTGCCCTTTGGCTTATCGTAGCTCGAATAATAGAAACCTTCGTTGCCAAGCCAAGAGATACCACTGAATTTTACATCGACTAAAGCCTCTTCAATCGGCTGTTTAGTTGCAGTATCAATAATGATAATTTTACGCCAGTCACTGCCGCCTTCAGAGATTTGATAAGCCGCTAGCGTGCCGTCTTCTGTGAATGTTAAGCCCGACATTGAGGTTGTGCCGTCGCTACTGAAGGTATTTGGATCTAAGAACACTTCAGCCTCTGAGTCGCCTTTTTTACGATAAACTACGTACTGATTTTGCAGGCCATCGTTTTTATAAAAATAGGTGTACTCACCCTCTTTAAATGGCGCTGTAACTTTTTCGTAGTTCATCAGCTTTTCAAGGGTGG
Above is a window of Pseudoalteromonas shioyasakiensis DNA encoding:
- the ttcA gene encoding tRNA 2-thiocytidine(32) synthetase TtcA: MNQTDTRKETLEFNKLQKRLRRHVGNAITDYNMIEDGDVVMACISGGKDSFAMLDILLSLQKAAPIKFEVIAVNLDQKQPGFPEHILPDYFETLNIPYYIVDKDTYSVVKEKVPEGKTTCGLCSRLRRGTLYSFAEKIGATKLALGHHMDDIVETMFLNMFHGSRLKAMPPKLRSDDERNVVIRPLSYCREKDLIKYAEHKDFPIIPCNLCGSQENLQRQSIKAMLTEWDKKTPGRVESIFKSLQNVSPSQLADRNLFDFENLPLDREGNRESYDFSEAVVSSTNIDESLFIDVTNI
- the ccoS gene encoding cbb3-type cytochrome oxidase assembly protein CcoS, translated to MSIIYMLIPIAILFVLIAIGVFFWAVKSEQFSDLNKQGHSILFEDDKEQHKKSND
- a CDS encoding DUF2987 domain-containing protein — protein: MNKLLPWLKAATIAVALGTVATKAAATEFVVAYDGFYDRLKVVNKGEFQYAQVNFYLSDIASNEVCTIKSGKIITEKQEFDLTYTDKAQLLLPFDKQLDTDKAVIVVQPENPKHECQLKLQIEATDLADFELSKANLYTLNEEFDELLSDLSGFFVSKLMWFLLPEQQGVVLKFNGQDAISANDVSCKELRCSIKVTDDWQDDNTVLSSHAELISATPWIVK
- a CDS encoding demethoxyubiquinone hydroxylase family protein — encoded protein: MISKEVARIVRVDHAGEFGAISIYKAQLFVSKFLYQDISVQLKEMLNHEIEHFKTFDCWLKEHKIRHCYAIWFWSLGGYCLGLITALLGRKAIWVCTEAVESTALHHLEWQLSYLENNNKSAYQAVLSIQQDEIEHQNLGKVNGSSSFYYSPIRLVVKHSTKFAIWLSTKL
- the ppk2 gene encoding polyphosphate kinase 2, with amino-acid sequence MQTVNVEPVSVKQQKLAEANAKQDVVFDLNVKNPSLKWNADGKYPYKRKMDVVEYERHKHELQIELLKMQGWVKETNQQIVILFEGRDAAGKGGTIKRFMEHLNPRGAHVVALEKPSARERDQWYFQRYINHLPTKGEIILFDRSWYNRAGVEKVMGFCDDHEYLEFMRQTPQLERMLVNSGIKLFKYWFSVSREEQFRRFKSRQNDPLKQWKLSPVDMASLAKWHDYSDAKDAMMFHTHTKDAPWTQIRSDDKKRGRINCMRHFLSYLDYPDKDHEIVNRLDSLIVTEPTRMSTRQ
- a CDS encoding FNR family transcription factor, which translates into the protein MDFSQNKSKGLCTISCNNCSISQLCLPFSLNGQEMDRLDEIIERKKPLHKGDYLFESGESLNAIYAVRSGSFKSYTLSEQGDEQITGFHLAGDLVGFDAINKMAHQSFSQALETSMVCEIPFDTLDELAGKLPKLRQQIMRLMSNEINYDQEMLLLLNKKSAEERLASFIYNLAERFGERGFSRKEFRLTMTRGEIGNYLGLTVETISRLLSRFQKAGFIKVEGKFITILDQQALAATAAIKCK
- a CDS encoding sulfite exporter TauE/SafE family protein, which produces MIDPLFISAFIMGLLGSGHCLAMCGGIASSLQLAANKNRAVSFSVAYNLGRALSYMLAGALVAGISSRFAAQNTSISIALSFLSGIFMLLVGVYIMRLAATLQWLEKLGKTLVWQHLAKLNRYLLPVDTTPKALLYGALWGWLPCGLVYSALTWALTSPSASHGAGVMLFFALGTFPAMISVGLVSQKINTILNHVWTRVILGSVIIWYGIYLLIIATDKLIH
- the uspE gene encoding universal stress protein UspE, with the protein product MDAIKRILAVIDPTKEQQHSLSRSIDLAKKSGATITAFLSIYDFSYEMTTMLSADEREAMREAVIKDRQEWLNEQIALYPELTIDSCVVWHNRPYEAIINTVINDGFDLVVKGTHQHDTLKSVIFTPTDWHLIRKCPAPVLLVKEKEWPAKGNILAAVNAVSENEQHLELNKRIINDARFICDLANATLNLVNAYPATPVNIAIEIPEFNPGVYNESVKKHHFESTLSLAEGFDIDKAHCHIEEGLPEDVIPDVAARLNSELVVIGTVGRTGLSAALVGNTAEHVIDSLDCDVLALKPDGYVSPLAK